The Kwoniella shandongensis chromosome 11, complete sequence genome has a segment encoding these proteins:
- a CDS encoding tyrosine-tRNA ligase: MPLLPFQTLFRARSVSCRSLRVIRRGIYDASEGKGKGKGKNVIDELEQRGFVAALTSPKLRIHVQSPTTIYAGVDPSASSLHVGNLLPLLGLLHFQAKGHQSICLIGGATGSIGDPSGRSTERKSLSSDELAHNVSGITSQVHRFFSRGEAYLSQRGIVPSHQKEEKTVGMGVKVLDNYDWTKGVSLLDFLRTVGKAARVSVMLSRDSVKNRLSSDSGISYTEFTYQLLQAFDFSHLYDSHNCRIQLGGSDQWGNIVAGIDLIKRLKGQGQGQEEVKANEEQDGLRDEEDDTAFGLTIPLLTTSTGEKFGKSAGNAVWLDERRTSAAEFYQFFLRTTDEDVEKYLKLFTFLPLEEINSVMRDHQSAKSERDPQKLLAREVTELVHGPEALSRALTAAQVLYSTNANSLKSADVLAAFEGDNRFHRVSYDQLDNIGIAKLAVQFGLCTSRGEANRLISNSAMGLNERRISDPKETVKQSDLIDGHIIILRVGTKRQAILYVD, translated from the exons ATGCCCCTTCTACCCTTCCAAACACTATTTCGAGCTCGTTCGGTCAGCTGTAGATCATTGAGAGTGATaagaagaggaatatacGATGCTTcagaaggcaaagggaagggaaaggggaagaatgtgattgatgagcttgagcagaGAGGTTTCGTAGCTGCTCtcacgag TCCGAAACTCCGCATTCATGTCCAATCGCCAACAACGATATATGCTGGAGTCGATccgtctgcttcttcattACATGTTGGGAATCTACTGCCCCTCTTGGGACTGCTTCATTTCCAGGCGAAAGGCCACCAGTCTATctgtttg ATCGGCGGTGCAACAGGCTCCATCGGTGATCCCTCTGGCCGTTCTACCGAGCGTAAATCCCTCTCATCCGACGAACTCGCACACAACGTATCTGGCATAACTTCCCAAGTCCATCGTTTCTtctcaagaggagaagcTTACCTCTCTCAACGGGGTATAGTCCCATCACAtcaaaaggaggagaagacggtggGAATGGGGGTAAAGGTGTTGGATAATTATGATTGGACAAAGGGCGTTTCACTCTTGGATTTCTTAAGGACGGTCGGGAAGGCTGCGAGAGTTTCTGTCATGCTTTCGAGGGATAG CGTCAAGAACCGTCTCTCGTCCGATTCTGGCATATCATACACCGAATTCACCTACCAACTGCTCCAAGCTTTCGACTTTTCTCACCTATACGACTCCCACAACTGCCGGATCCAACTAGGAGGAAGCGATCAGTGGGGTAACATCGTCGCGGGCATTGACCTCATCAAACGGTTAAAgggtcaaggacaaggacaagaagaagtaaaAGCAAACGAGGAGCAGGATGGACtacgagacgaagaagacgatacGGCATTTGGTCTGACGATACCGCTCTTGACGACTAGTACGGGGGAGAAGTTTGGTAAATCAGCAGGGAACGCGGTCTGGTTAGATGAGCGAAGGACAAGTGCGGCAGAGTTttatcaa TTCTTCCTCCGTACGACAGacgaggatgtggagaagtaTTTGAAGCTGTTCACTTTCCTCCCCCTCGAAGAGATCAACAGCGTTATGAGAGACcatcag AGCGCGAAGTCGGAACGAGATCCTCAGAAATTATTAGCTCGGGAAGTGACCGAGCTGGTTCATGGGC CCGAAGCTCTCTCTCGCGCACTCACAGCCGCCCAAGTCCTCTACTCGACCAATGCCAACTCGTTAAAATCAGCCGACGTCCTCGCCGCTTTCGAAGGAGATAATCGCTTCCACCGCGTATCATATGACCAACTAGATAATATCGGAATTGCGAAACTAGCTGTACAATTCGGATTATGTACCTCACGAG GCGAGGCGAATCGACTCATTTCGAACTCTGCGATGGGGCTTAACGAAAGACGTATTTCTGATCCGAAAGAGACAGTCAAACAATCAGATTTGATAGATGGgcatatcatcatcctgAGAGTGGGGACAAAGAGACAGGCGATTTTGTATGTCGAttag